The sequence NNNNNNNNNNNNNNNNTGGTTAAACTGTCATTCTGACTTAGTCCTCAGGTTTCCTCTAGGCATGCATTTATCTACTGTGGCTACTTGGGAGTTGGCTATTGAGAATTTCCCTGcctcttttcttatttttcctttggggggtgggggttggGGGTTGGGGTTCTTTTTCTGCTCTGATGTTTCTATTGCCAACTTCTCTCCAGTGAACCAGAAATTGATATCTTTGAATCAATTGACAAACAGAGGCGCGCAGATGAAATGGTATGTTCAAATCCTGGAAATGTTGTGCTGTGGTTCTAGTGATTTGGATAAGGAAGGGACTGTTCTTGTTatttaagaaatatataatattctGCAGGTTGTGTGGCAAAATTTGTGTGGTGTAAAAGGGTCAGATAAAAGCAAGCTTATACCTCCATTGCCTTCTCGGCTTATAACAGAGGATGACTTAAAATCATTTTATGAAGTGATGAAGATCTCTGATGCACCAACTTCCAGCGTATTACCTGATTCTGGGATGAAAAGGAAAAGTGGGTATCTTGGAGGCCTTGATACCCAACAATATGGAAGAGGCAAACGTGCTAGAGAGGTCTGTTTGTATGAGTTGTACATCATAATCTCATAAGCATTTGTCCTTGCTGTGTGTATTTATTCTGATTTATGTTAATTGTGCAATGCATAAATTTTACCTGAGAGCATATGGTCGAACCTTATGTTGTGATGGTTTGCATTCTTAGGTTCGCTCGTATGAAGAGCAATGGACAGAAGAAGAATTTGAAAGACTGTGTCAGGTTGAATCTCCAGATTCTCCCACAATGAAAGAGGAAGTTACTGGAAAAATATTGGCAGTCCCTACAAATAGTGCTGTCGTAGTCAAGGGTGAGATGCAGGCACCAGCTACCTCTCCACTTCCTCCGCTTCCTCCACTTCCTCCACTTCCTTCACTTCCTCCACTTCCTCCACTTCCTCAGTGTCCAACTGTAGAGCCTCCAGCCCTACAGAACAAAGAGGCTACACCACCATCTAAAAGAGGGCGTGGCAGGCCAAAAGAGTTGTGGAAGCCTCTCCATCAGTTCCTTCTCCTGGATTATTGGTACCTGTAAAAGCAGAAGTCTCTAAGGTTGAAAGTATGCATGTAGAACCTGGTCCTGATGCTGTGGTCTGCGCTACTCATGTCGGGAGTAACACTGGGAGCTCAAAAGAGTTGAAGTTGCCTGCTACTCCAAACCCTGGACCATCTGTTCCCCCTTCTCCCATTCCTGCTTCACCCCCATCATCTGGGCGAGGTAGAGGACGAGGTCGGAAGTCCCAGACAGGTGGAGAAGCTCCTGCTCCCAGACGCCGAGGCAAAAGACAGACTGCAGCATTACAAACAGTTCAAATAACTTCCTCGCCACTTGTGACCGACAATCCAGCTGTTGAAATACAAGGAGAAGTTGCCCTAACTGCTGCTATGACCACCAGTTCTACCTCTGTCTCTGTCACTAGCAGTACAAAAGAAGTGGGCACTGAACCAGATTCTGTGTCACCTTCTCCAGTGGTTCCATCAGCTTCTATTCCGAGCAATTCAGATGTGGAGCCCCAACCAGGAGTTACACCTAATTCTGTTCCGAGCAATCCAGTGGCTGTAGCTAGTGTAAATCAGGCAGATCCAGGCATTGTGCTGACTTCAAATCCCGTAGCTACACCTCCCCCGCTGCCAATTGGCCCTTCCCTCCCTATAACAACACAGGGTAGAGGTAGAGGGCGAGGACGGGGGCGAGGGCGAGGACAGAATGCTCAAAGTCGGGAAGAGGCACCACAACGGAGGCGAAGGAGGCAGGACCCCGTAGTATCCACTGTTTCTGGTGCATTAACTAGTCAGGCCTCAGAGTTAAGTGAACCTCAACAGAAAAGAACTCGGGCTTCTGTTGGACGGAAAGACAGCGTAAGACGTGAGAAGGTTCAGGAATTATCAAATGCAAGTCAATATGCTGGACAAGGTATTCAAGATTCTTTGGCAGAAGGAGTTCCTAAGGGTAGGTAACTCTTTATTAGCTTCAAATGTCCCActgaatttattttattttatatataatgtcAAGTTCTAATTTTGATTTATCTTGTAAATCCCAAGTTTGAGCCCGTGGAAGGGGAAGGAGAAGGGGTGAGGGAGGAAACGGGGGATTCACGTTAATTATTACCCCAAGAGCCCCACCCCACAGTTGTTTGATAGTCtgaatggaaaaattgttcTCTAATACTTTTCGTTTCTCGGTATTATTTAACAGTTTGATGTCCTTAAATCCATCTTATGAAATAGAAAAGGTGCAGTTCCACTTTTATTGAGCCAGCTTCATCCTACAAGCAAATACCTCTTAGTTATGTCGGTAGTTGTACATTATAGTCTAAGTAGTTGACTGGCCACACTGAGATGTCTTACATCCCTAGAGCTGGGCATACGCTCCATAATTGGCCACCGTTTATTGTTATCCAATCCATTGTTCTCTGTTTGGTTCCATTTTGCTTTCAAAGTGAAATATTCTATAATTCTGTTAAAGAGGATTTAAGTTGCAGGCCCATGGTTCTGGATCCAGTTCTGCTCTATTATAGTACTCCCTTTAATTTTGTATAGACTGTGCTGAGGTAGTCTTTTACTTAAATTGAACTttgtttgaaattgaaaacGTCAATCAGGCATTGGAAATAATATAAAGAGATATAAATGCCACCAGTATAAGGTTTATAAGGTTCATGATACTGGATTGCTGAAGTAATAATGTTGTCAAATCACTTATTTAATGTTGTGAAAACGTCAATCAGGTACATCCAGATGCACGGTGCTTCCGTCCtaattaaatcctaattgtgattaataaaccCTATTGGATTTAATTTGAGTGTGATGCGCTGTACATCCGGATGCACGCAAGTATACTGTTCGTATTTACTGTTGATTCtagaatatttatttattctcatTTGTAGTCGATTGAGGTGGTTACTTTCTGGCATGATAATATGTGCATAATATATACCATTTAATAAGTTGAATTCTTATTGCAAGTTAGGAGTATTATCTATTGTCTTATTCTCTACTGTACGGAGTAACCTTTGATAGAGTCATGATTTAAATATAGCATTTTGTTGAATGTGTAATCTACAGAAAACCTTTGATAGAgtcatgatttaaaatatagGCATTTTTTTGAATGTGTAATCTACAGAAAGCTGTACAGCTCAAATATGTTGGTGCATTTGCAAAGGGTGCATGTTTTTCTGGTCATTGTATATTATGATCTTGCCAGTGACCTACTGTTTGATTGCCTACATTCTTCACGTCACCAATAAATAAATTTTGGCACTAAAGATGTTTTTGCAGACGCTACTGTAGATACAGAGATTGGTGCAGACAATTTACAATACCCTCAAGAACAAGATGCAAATGAAAAGCCAAGCAGGGATCATGGGAATGAAGTCCTtgcttcaaaatctaacctatTGATAACTTTCCATCGATTTCAACACCAAAACCAACAACTGAAGCATCTAGTTCTCTGGTTCCCAAGACTGCAGAGGGAAATGTAGAATCTTGTAACAAAGAAGAACTTGTTAATAAGGAGCCCTGTGGAGATGGTTCTATTGTTGCAGTTCAAGTGCTATCACAGAGTGGTATTAATTGTGGAACATCTGGAGGTTCCCAATCCTTAGGGGGCACAAATATCAACTCTGCTGAGCTCGACAGAGATCAAGGCTTGAATAGCGGTGTTTCTGAGCCTGCTAGTGCAACATCTGGATCAATGTCTCTTGGTGATGGGACTGACAAATTGGATCTTACATGTCAAAGCAAAGATGATTGTTCTACCAGTAGCCCTAACTTGGATAAATTTCCTGCATCAGATAATATATCAAAGGAACCAACTGATCATGATCCCTCAAATTCAGTTTCTGAGTTATCTAATCTTACAGATAATCTGATTGCATCTGAAACTACTCAGTCTTTGCCTGTATCTTGCTAGCAACTCCGTCAATACAGGCAAATGCCAATATTTGGAAAGTGGAAACATTCAGTTTGCATCAACTGTTGGACAAACTCCGTTGCCTGGTGAGAGTGGCAATGAATTCCCTCCTGGAAACGAAGGCAACAAAATCTCTGACTCTTCTGAAAGCTCTAATCCTAATGGATTCTTAGTGCACGCAAAATTATCTGAAAGTGAAAAGTCTAATTCAGTTTCTGGGTTAATGAAAAGCACAGAAGATGAATCTGGAATAGCTGTAGTGAATGAACATGAAACCAGTACTGCTGATGAAGTACCTGTTTCTACCACTGACTTTCATGTGGATCATTCTGATATCACCACTATAGAAGAAGGCTGCACCGAACCAGATTCAGCTTCAGAACAAGGAGTCATAATGAGCACATTAACAGCTTCTGCTCACGCTTCAATAAATCCAATGGCTGTAGCAAGTTCTGATCAACTAGCTCCTAACATTTTGTCCATGTCGAGTGTCCAAACTACTGAGGAAGATATTTCAGATTCTTCTGCAGGGCAGGTTCCCAAGGGTAGGCTTCTTGTTCTTTGAAGACAAAATCTTAAATGCTTATGGGTTCCTTCTCCTTGTACTTTTGGAATGGGTTTTATGATGGCTCGTCTGCAAAAAAATGCAAGAAATCTATTTAGACTTTCATATGCTGCAAAAGACATTTGGAGACTTGTCATTTCAACTCTCAACAAGCTTGAGCTCTAGGGGAGATGGACATTAAGGTGGTGGGTTTTATGGTGTTtgggcgggggggggggggtggggggttgAGTATCTTCCGCTTGTTTGATATCTAGTTTCAGTCGTATTTTCCTTTTTCTAGTGCAAATCTGCTGAGAAATTCTTTCACTTGAGCAAAGCTGTTTCGATCCTATTAGTATTGACATTACTTTTATTGGCCTTTCATAGTCTACCCATTACCAAGTGATTCTCAGTCAGATGTCTTACAACCTTTAGTATGTGTGTAATACCAAACCTATGGTTCAGAAGTCCATATCTTATTTGAATTTACTAGGTCATGTGTGAAGTGagatttatatgaattttttaatttcttcttatatttattgaaatttaattagtTTCCATTTACAACGTGGATGAGAAGAAAACATTGACTTCCAGGTGTGGAGTGGACACTGAATTCAAAAATCATTCCGGAGTAGAAGCCATGTCTCATAAGATTCCCTTTAACTTGTCACGTCCTATCCTGCATATCTTATGAGTTTCTGGAATGATTGTAGTTATGGGAGTCGATATGAAATACATGATCATGGACTAATGTTGGGAAGTAAATGTGATCAGTCTTATAAATTTGTGGAAAGGATTGCTGTAGTAGTACAAGAAGCGGCATATTCAACATCTTTGCGGGGGCATAGTTATTAAATCTCAGTGAAGTATATAATTACTCCGGCATGAAAATATGTAATTGGTGATAATTTCTTACAATAATCCTTGATGGGGGGCATATTAATGTGGCATTATAGAGTGGAATAATTGTGGCACACTTTTCAACTCTGGATATGTTAGCATGCAAACAATTTCCCTTTTTATATGAATGGTCTGTGAAAAAATAAGTATCATATGGAATGTTACATTTTCCTGGTTGATTATTAACTAGGCCTCTCTTTTTTCCACATATCTTTAGTTGTCTGCCTAATCAAAGTTCTTTATGTAACATATGGATGCAGGCTGTGCCAAAGATGTGGTGAAGCTAGGAGATCCACTTCAGGAAAAAGATACAGTGGAAAAAGAGGGTAAGGCCAATAAATGAAGTCATTGCTTCAAAATATGCTTTTCAATAATTTGCTTTCGGTTTCGACTTTAAAAGCTGCAGTTAGTTTTTTTCAAGTGTGGGAATCTTTCTGCAGGAGAATGTGAAGAGCCTGATATTAGAACCCAACATGATGATGAGGATCATTGTGGAGCTAGTCCTTCAATTTCAACTCTGCTTTCTCAAAGTGATGGCAACAATCATGGAACAGCTGAGGGTTCCCAATGCCTGCTAGAAATGCATAACAACTCCACTGAGTTGGAAAAAGAACGAACTACTGTTCAAGCTGCGGCAATacttgcatcaacatcactTACTGCTGTGAGTGACCAGTTTGATTCTCCCAGTGGTAaggaagatggaaaaataatttttagcGATGAAACTCCTAATATGGATGAATTTCTTGTTTCAAAGAACATATCAGCGAAAGCAACTCACGATGCTTCATTTGAGTATGTTCCTCAGTCATCTGATGGTGAAAATATTAGGGTAGCAATTGGAGATGTCGAGCCTTTATCAGTACCAGGTGGCAACCTTGTCGAGAGAGCGAGAGAAGATTTAGATAGCCCCCATGTTCAGGCTGCATCAGGGAAGGGAACAGACAAAATTGTTGAGTTCTCTAAACACTTGCAGGGAGCCACAAATTCCATTTCTAAGATAACTAAAGATACTGAAAATGAATATGGAATAGTACCTGATACTGCTGCAAATGTTGCAGTTCCTGCTTGCAAGCCTGCTCAGGAAATATCTGATAAAAAAGAATATCTAGAAGATCAAAAGAGTAAAGTGGCACTTCGGAAGGATTTTGATCGAAAGGCTGTGTCAACTTCTATAAGGATGCGTGATGAGTCTTTTCAAAATTATGTGGAGGACAAGGTGGAACTGGGCGTTGGTTCAGGTTTGAGTGATGCTGACCATCAGGCAGTTAGGGAGACTAATAATCTGGCTATGAGTCATCTGAAACAAAATGTTCACAAAGAAGAATGTTCTGTCTCAACCTCACGTGATTCTGCTGCTGATGCAGAGAAAGCTGTGGACAAATCGGAGGATACATGGGAAGATACAGTTAAAGACAGGAGTGAAAATAACCAAGCTGAATTAATTGCGTCGAATCCACAGTCATGTGATAGTTTGCCATCAAATTGTATTCTAGAGCCTGATGTAGCTTTGAGTTCCCCTGTTCCACTGTCTGGGAGTAAGTCTGCAGAAGACGAAAGGCGGGAGAATAAAGAGTCTGATAATGAGGTCTCTCATGCGACTTGTTCTGATGATGCAGCTCCTGGTGTAGTCGAGACACCTTCACATTCTTTATCAGATCAAGGGTGTAAAAGTGATATTCCTGAAACTACATTGCACCCTGTGCCAACACATGTTGCTTTTGAGTCTGAGTCTGCAGGTGACGGAAAGGAACAAGTGGAAATGGTACAGCCTGTTGAGTATCCTACACCAGATGGAGATGTGAACGGCATGTCTGACCTACCCGAGGACACACCTTGTGGTGAAGTTGAGGTTACTGATGAACATGAGAATGGAGAGGTTTCTATTTTGGCTACTGAAGTTTCTGGTCCCATACAAGAATCATGTGAATTAGGTGGAGGTGAGGATGCCATTCATGATGAAATTACCGGCAGAATTGGCAATGAATATACTGAACTGCATCCTGATGAACATGCAGAGGCGAATCCTGCGTCAGATGTTCCCATTTTGACTACTGAAGTTTCTCATTCCGCAGAGGATGCAGCAGCACCAGATATTACGTCTGATAGAGTTGAGGATCAATCTTCTGCCATTGAATCTGGGGAACCAGGTACTGATAAAAATGCCAATGTAGACAATGTTAAAGTGGATCAATCTTCTGAAGTGAAACCTGCCACTGAATCTGGTCAACACGCCAATGCAGACGTTGAATTAGATTGTGATGATACAAAGTCTAAATCAGCTGAGGGGACTCCTAGTTTGCAATCTGGACAGTAAAATCTAAGCCAAGGGTTTAAGTAACACAGCAAGCTTAATAATTATTAGGGTATATGTATGTAAAGTATTGGTCGTAATGCATTTAATAGAATGATAAGACTGCCAGGAGCGACAATTGGTGCAGCCATAATGCTTTCAAATATTGAACTATGCGCTGCTCAGGGTGATTCTATATTTTCTCATTATACATAAATCTGAAAGAAGCTTGAAAATGGATATATTACCCAACCAAAAAATCTTAGAGAAGAAAGCGAGATAAAATTGTTAGGATTTAGTTTTTTTAAATGCTCCAAAAATGTCCTAGTAAGATTTCAATGTTAACCTATTTTCTGATTCAAACATCGTTGAGCTAAGGTTTGTGAGAGAAACAGAAACTGATTCAAAACTGGTTTTAGACTGAAATGAGTTAATAAACGTCGTTAGAGATGAACCAAGGACTTGTGTCAACGAGCTGCGGtacaggtgggctttcttatgCGAATTGCATACATAATTGTAGGCTTCCTTTGTGTAATAAAAGTCTTAATGTTACAGAATACCTACTAGCTCCTATTCTCAAAATAAATGATTTTGCATGATGCCTATTTGATATGATTAATGAAATTCGATCTTATGCTTGACGAATTGCTAGTAAGGATTTATGCGTACGCACATTTAAGATGACTATTGCAATTAGTGCAGGTTATCGTGACGGGCGAAGGAGGAATAAAGATAGATATGGAAATATGACTGAAATGTGATTGCCACCTacttatgaaataaaatgaatgaAAGAAAGATTTTGGTAAGCAcaagcttttaaaaaaaaccCCTTTTGAGTGGAACAAGTTATGCacagaaaatataatttacgtTTTGACATATGTTCATTGAGTTATGTatagattttataaaaaaatgcagGTTTAATTAGTTGATGATGAGATTTAGGTGTGTTGGGAGGATTTTCTTTTACTAAACAGACTCACACTTTGTGTTGATCCTCGTGATCTTATATATATGAAGTGTGAatgttaaatatttacaatAATGCATGTTTAAAACAGTAGAATTCCCCTTATGTTATCACCTCTTGTTTCAAAAGCTCAATTACTAGTTAGAAAGAAAGCATCTAACCAACTGAGTTGTACTTTGTTGTCATAAATTATATACGGTcataaaattcaaatatgatCGTATAGACATAACACACCAAATGTATATATGTTTAAAGTTTTGACATGGCAAATGCTTAGAGATATATTAGGCTAGTTTTCGCCGTTATGCCTGGACTTGGAGCCCCAAGCAATGGCTTCCGCAACTGCTCTCTCCCGGTCTTGGGGCGTTATCTCAGCATTCAAGCGAGGTGAGGGAGGGGAGACGGGGCGCGAGTATCCCGTGTCCCCTTGCAACGGAAGGCAACTGAGCGCAGTCACCACATCGCTGATCAAAGGCCGCACTGTCGCATCTTCTTGAAGACACATCGCTGATATTGCAACTGCTTGGTTGAAGCTCTTCTTCGGGAAGTCACCTCTCAGTAGTGGATCCGCCAGCTCCGAGAATCTACTCGGCTCCATGAAAATTGGTTCAGCCTTTTCACAACACAGATTATATATCATTACTTACTTGATTCAACTAATATTATTGTTATGAAGCCACTAAACTCTTATAATTTTACTCTTATTATTATAAGGCTTAATAGTAATTTTTGCCCccaacttttcatcttctcttaAAAATGCCTTCTACTCATGTCTTCAAttcaaaaaccctaaaattttgaaaaagtttTCACTATGTGGACGATACGAGTTATAAGAAAATAGTGGATAGTAATTGATAGTAATGggtattattgtgagtggaatttGAGTttcactattgttgtgagtgaaatttgtggaccctactgctataaatgaaagtggaaatgatattgtggacggaccaaaatggtAAAAAGGAAAACGgtatcgtggacggagagagtattgaATAACATATATTTTGATGAGGTGATCCATTATTTCATTGCTAGATTCTATAAGGTGCGGACAtaaacctatttttttttttcgaagtTTGAGTTTTTGAAGTGAATACATAAAATGAAGACATTTTTTTAGAATCACAAAAAATTGGGAACACAAATTATGATTAACCCTTATTGTAATGATTCGTAACAGAAAAACTCCTT comes from Salvia miltiorrhiza cultivar Shanhuang (shh) chromosome 3, IMPLAD_Smil_shh, whole genome shotgun sequence and encodes:
- the LOC131013916 gene encoding probable GPI-anchored adhesin-like protein PGA55 isoform X1, with the protein product MHVEPGPDAVVCATHVGSNTGSSKELKLPATPNPGPSVPPSPIPASPPSSGRGRGRGRKSQTGGEAPAPRRRGKRQTAALQTVQITSSPLVTDNPAVEIQGEVALTAAMTTSSTSVSVTSSTKEVGTEPDSVSPSPVVPSASIPSNSDVEPQPGVTPNSVPSNPVAVASVNQADPGIVLTSNPVATPPPLPIGPSLPITTQGRGRGRGRGRGRGQNAQSREEAPQRRRRRQDPVVSTVSGALTSQASELSEPQQKRTRASVGRKDSVRREKVQELSNASQYAGQGIQDSLAEGVPKGCAKDVVKLGDPLQEKDTVEKEGECEEPDIRTQHDDEDHCGASPSISTLLSQSDGNNHGTAEGSQCLLEMHNNSTELEKERTTVQAAAILASTSLTAVSDQFDSPSGKEDGKIIFSDETPNMDEFLVSKNISAKATHDASFEYVPQSSDGENIRVAIGDVEPLSVPGGNLVERAREDLDSPHVQAASGKGTDKIVEFSKHLQGATNSISKITKDTENEYGIVPDTAANVAVPACKPAQEISDKKEYLEDQKSKVALRKDFDRKAVSTSIRMRDESFQNYVEDKVELGVGSGLSDADHQAVRETNNLAMSHLKQNVHKEECSVSTSRDSAADAEKAVDKSEDTWEDTVKDRSENNQAELIASNPQSCDSLPSNCILEPDVALSSPVPLSGSKSAEDERRENKESDNEVSHATCSDDAAPGVVETPSHSLSDQGCKSDIPETTLHPVPTHVAFESESAGDGKEQVEMVQPVEYPTPDGDVNGMSDLPEDTPCGEVEVTDEHENGEVSILATEVSGPIQESCELGGGEDAIHDEITGRIGNEYTELHPDEHAEANPASDVPILTTEVSHSAEDAAAPDITSDRVEDQSSAIESGEPGTDKNANVDNVKVDQSSEVKPATESGQHANADVELDCDDTKSKSAEGTPSLQSGQ
- the LOC131013916 gene encoding uncharacterized protein LOC131013916 isoform X2 — encoded protein: MKSTEDESGIAVVNEHETSTADEVPVSTTDFHVDHSDITTIEEGCTEPDSASEQGVIMSTLTASAHASINPMAVASSDQLAPNILSMSSVQTTEEDISDSSAGQVPKGCAKDVVKLGDPLQEKDTVEKEGECEEPDIRTQHDDEDHCGASPSISTLLSQSDGNNHGTAEGSQCLLEMHNNSTELEKERTTVQAAAILASTSLTAVSDQFDSPSGKEDGKIIFSDETPNMDEFLVSKNISAKATHDASFEYVPQSSDGENIRVAIGDVEPLSVPGGNLVERAREDLDSPHVQAASGKGTDKIVEFSKHLQGATNSISKITKDTENEYGIVPDTAANVAVPACKPAQEISDKKEYLEDQKSKVALRKDFDRKAVSTSIRMRDESFQNYVEDKVELGVGSGLSDADHQAVRETNNLAMSHLKQNVHKEECSVSTSRDSAADAEKAVDKSEDTWEDTVKDRSENNQAELIASNPQSCDSLPSNCILEPDVALSSPVPLSGSKSAEDERRENKESDNEVSHATCSDDAAPGVVETPSHSLSDQGCKSDIPETTLHPVPTHVAFESESAGDGKEQVEMVQPVEYPTPDGDVNGMSDLPEDTPCGEVEVTDEHENGEVSILATEVSGPIQESCELGGGEDAIHDEITGRIGNEYTELHPDEHAEANPASDVPILTTEVSHSAEDAAAPDITSDRVEDQSSAIESGEPGTDKNANVDNVKVDQSSEVKPATESGQHANADVELDCDDTKSKSAEGTPSLQSGQ